One region of Zingiber officinale cultivar Zhangliang chromosome 7B, Zo_v1.1, whole genome shotgun sequence genomic DNA includes:
- the LOC122006906 gene encoding mitogen-activated protein kinase kinase kinase 3-like isoform X1, with product MPAWWKGKHKSKSKSVPRPGTEQETPCTPAGTLEDQFLDSRHGSKEKLIRFDEFGVASKIGEYPIVGDRGRGGGGSRTSGHPLPLPSTGSASASTSASASASTSSVSSSGSADETPHLASYRCSDPVMGGKNGGHDLQRHEHVAESRQHFLCSPVLEHLNGENSYSHADTYTETIFNRRTANPSPGSRGHHFPTSPVHPSSFGLSPTSSNRWQDNLRSPPHPLPLPPSSPSCSPRSPPSFSRSPKTQWKKGKLLGRGTFGHVYLGFNSEGGQMCAIKEVKDISDDANSKESLKQLNQEIALLSQLSHPNIVQYYGSELTEDTLSVFLEYVSGGSIHKILQEYGPFGEALIRNYTAQILSGLAYLHGRNTVHRDIKGANILVDPNGVVKLADFGMAKHMSAYTSIRSFKGSPYWMAPEVVMNSSGYDLTVDIWSLGCTIIEMATSKPPWSQFEGVAAIFKIANSKDIPEIPDHFSPEAKDFLKLCLQRDPSARPSAAHLMLHAFVRDQTSIKVAKWNTVNDVPYSVPKASQIMGTKDFYSNRSTPLQERDYSMRYPSGLHSLSPLSSKNSRDLPSMRVNMSLPASPCSSPLRQFKQSNRSCLPSPLHPAYSAEPINYNPVNSSLYPRKPSYNPSDPWLDITLSKAPMLNGSPR from the exons ATGCCTGCGTGGTGGAAGGGGAAGCACAAATCGAAGTCGAAGTCCGTTCCCCGCCCTGGAACGGAGCAAGAGACGCCGTGCACGCCGGCGGGGACGCTCGAAGATCAGTTTTTGGACTCGAGGCACGGGAGTAAGGAGAAATTGATTAGATTTGACGAGTTTGGCGTCGCTAGTAAGATTGGGGAGTATCCCATTGTCGGCGATCGAGGCAGGGGAGGAGGTGGATCTCGGACGTCTGGTCACCCTCTACCGCTTCCATCGACGGGATCTGCTTCGGCCTCAACGTCGGCTTCGGCGTCTGCTTCGACTTCCAGTGTTAGCTCATCCGGGTCGGCGGATGAGACCCCGCATCTTGCGTCCTACAG GTGTTCTGACCCCGTGATGGGAGGAAAAAATGGAGGACATGATTTGCAAAGGCATGAGCATGTGGCTGAAAGCAGGCAACACTTCTTATGCAGTCCGGTTTTGGAACATCTTAATGGCGAAAATTCATATTCTCATGCCGACACTTATACAGAGACCATATTTAATAGAAGAACAGCAAATCCTTCCCCTGGTTCGAGAGGACATCATTTTCCAACTTCACCTGTACATCCCAGTTCATTTGGTTTATCCCCAACATCGTCAAATCGCTGGCAAGATAATTTGCGCAGCCCGCCTCATCCGCTACCTCTGCCTCCAAGTTCTCCTAGTTGCTCTCCTCGTTCTCCTCCTTCTTTTTCTCGCTCTCCTAAGACACAGTGGAAGAAAGGAAAATTACTTGGCAGGGGTACCTTTGGCCATGTCTATCTTGGATTCAACAG TGAAGGTGGGCAGATGTGTGCCATTAAAGAGGTCAAAGATATCTCTGACGACGCAAATTCTAAGGAATCTCTCAAACAGCTAAACCAG GAAATAGCTTTGCTTAGTCAGCTCTCACATCCCAACATTGTGCAGTACTATGGCAGCGAGCTA ACTGAAGACACCTTATCTGTTTTTCTTGAGTATGTTTCTGGAGGTTCTATCCACAAAATACTTCAAGAATATGGCCCTTTTGGGGAAGCATTAATACGTAACTACACTGCACAAATACTCTCTGGACTTGCTTACTTGCATGGGAGGAATACTGTACACAG AGATATTAAAGGAGCAAACATACTGGTAGATCCTAATGGTGTAGTCAAACTTGCTGATTTTGGCATGGCTAAACAT ATGAGTGCATACACTTCAATACGATCTTTCAAAGGAAGTCCTTACTGGATGGCTCCTGAG GTTGTCATGAATAGCAGTGGCTATGACCTCACGGTGGATATATGGAGTCTGGGTTGCACAATTATTGAGATGGCAACTTCCAAGCCTCCATGGAGCCAATTTGAAGGG GTTGCTGCGATATTTAAAATTGCTAATAGTAAAGATATACCTGAAATCCCAGACCATTTTTCTCCCGAAGCAAAGGATTTTCTAAAGCTATGCTTGCAGCGTGACCCTTCTGCACGTCCCTCAGCAGCTCATCTGATGCTTCACGCCTTCGTTCGAGACCAAACATCTATCAAGGTTGCAAAGTGGAATACGGTTAACGATGTGCCCTATTCTGTCCCCAAGGCAAGTCAAATAATG GGCACTAAGGATTTTTATTCGAATAGAAGTACTCCTCTACAGGAAAGAGATTATAGTATGAGATACCCATCCGGATTGCACTCGCTGTCTCCCCTATCGTCCAAGAACTCGAG GGACTTGCCTAGCATGAGGGTGAACATGTCGTTGCCTGCCTCCCCTTGCTCCAGTCCATTAAGGCAATTCAAACAGTCTAACagaagttgcttaccttctcccCTCCATCCAGCTTATTCAGCCGAACCGATCAATTACAATCCAGTGAATTCATCACTCTATCCAAGGAAGCCAAGCTATAACCCTTCAGATCCTTGGCTTGACATTACCCTGTCCAAGGCCCCAATGCTCAATGGATCTCCTCGATGA
- the LOC122006906 gene encoding mitogen-activated protein kinase kinase kinase 3-like isoform X2, with amino-acid sequence MPAWWKGKHKSKSKSVPRPGTEQETPCTPAGTLEDQFLDSRHGSKEKLIRFDEFGVASKIGEYPIVGDRGRGGGGSRTSGHPLPLPSTGSASASTSASASASTSSVSSSGSADETPHLASYRCSDPVMGGKNGGHDLQRHEHVAESRQHFLCSPVLEHLNGENSYSHADTYTETIFNRRTANPSPGSRGHHFPTSPVHPSSFGLSPTSSNRWQDNLRSPPHPLPLPPSSPSCSPRSPPSFSRSPKTQWKKGKLLGRGTFGHVYLGFNSEGGQMCAIKEVKDISDDANSKESLKQLNQEIALLSQLSHPNIVQYYGSELTEDTLSVFLEYVSGGSIHKILQEYGPFGEALIRNYTAQILSGLAYLHGRNTVHRDIKGANILVDPNGVVKLADFGMAKHMSAYTSIRSFKGSPYWMAPEVVMNSSGYDLTVDIWSLGCTIIEMATSKPPWSQFEGVAAIFKIANSKDIPEIPDHFSPEAKDFLKLCLQRDPSARPSAAHLMLHAFVRDQTSIKVAKWNTVNDVPYSVPKGTKDFYSNRSTPLQERDYSMRYPSGLHSLSPLSSKNSRDLPSMRVNMSLPASPCSSPLRQFKQSNRSCLPSPLHPAYSAEPINYNPVNSSLYPRKPSYNPSDPWLDITLSKAPMLNGSPR; translated from the exons ATGCCTGCGTGGTGGAAGGGGAAGCACAAATCGAAGTCGAAGTCCGTTCCCCGCCCTGGAACGGAGCAAGAGACGCCGTGCACGCCGGCGGGGACGCTCGAAGATCAGTTTTTGGACTCGAGGCACGGGAGTAAGGAGAAATTGATTAGATTTGACGAGTTTGGCGTCGCTAGTAAGATTGGGGAGTATCCCATTGTCGGCGATCGAGGCAGGGGAGGAGGTGGATCTCGGACGTCTGGTCACCCTCTACCGCTTCCATCGACGGGATCTGCTTCGGCCTCAACGTCGGCTTCGGCGTCTGCTTCGACTTCCAGTGTTAGCTCATCCGGGTCGGCGGATGAGACCCCGCATCTTGCGTCCTACAG GTGTTCTGACCCCGTGATGGGAGGAAAAAATGGAGGACATGATTTGCAAAGGCATGAGCATGTGGCTGAAAGCAGGCAACACTTCTTATGCAGTCCGGTTTTGGAACATCTTAATGGCGAAAATTCATATTCTCATGCCGACACTTATACAGAGACCATATTTAATAGAAGAACAGCAAATCCTTCCCCTGGTTCGAGAGGACATCATTTTCCAACTTCACCTGTACATCCCAGTTCATTTGGTTTATCCCCAACATCGTCAAATCGCTGGCAAGATAATTTGCGCAGCCCGCCTCATCCGCTACCTCTGCCTCCAAGTTCTCCTAGTTGCTCTCCTCGTTCTCCTCCTTCTTTTTCTCGCTCTCCTAAGACACAGTGGAAGAAAGGAAAATTACTTGGCAGGGGTACCTTTGGCCATGTCTATCTTGGATTCAACAG TGAAGGTGGGCAGATGTGTGCCATTAAAGAGGTCAAAGATATCTCTGACGACGCAAATTCTAAGGAATCTCTCAAACAGCTAAACCAG GAAATAGCTTTGCTTAGTCAGCTCTCACATCCCAACATTGTGCAGTACTATGGCAGCGAGCTA ACTGAAGACACCTTATCTGTTTTTCTTGAGTATGTTTCTGGAGGTTCTATCCACAAAATACTTCAAGAATATGGCCCTTTTGGGGAAGCATTAATACGTAACTACACTGCACAAATACTCTCTGGACTTGCTTACTTGCATGGGAGGAATACTGTACACAG AGATATTAAAGGAGCAAACATACTGGTAGATCCTAATGGTGTAGTCAAACTTGCTGATTTTGGCATGGCTAAACAT ATGAGTGCATACACTTCAATACGATCTTTCAAAGGAAGTCCTTACTGGATGGCTCCTGAG GTTGTCATGAATAGCAGTGGCTATGACCTCACGGTGGATATATGGAGTCTGGGTTGCACAATTATTGAGATGGCAACTTCCAAGCCTCCATGGAGCCAATTTGAAGGG GTTGCTGCGATATTTAAAATTGCTAATAGTAAAGATATACCTGAAATCCCAGACCATTTTTCTCCCGAAGCAAAGGATTTTCTAAAGCTATGCTTGCAGCGTGACCCTTCTGCACGTCCCTCAGCAGCTCATCTGATGCTTCACGCCTTCGTTCGAGACCAAACATCTATCAAGGTTGCAAAGTGGAATACGGTTAACGATGTGCCCTATTCTGTCCCCAAG GGCACTAAGGATTTTTATTCGAATAGAAGTACTCCTCTACAGGAAAGAGATTATAGTATGAGATACCCATCCGGATTGCACTCGCTGTCTCCCCTATCGTCCAAGAACTCGAG GGACTTGCCTAGCATGAGGGTGAACATGTCGTTGCCTGCCTCCCCTTGCTCCAGTCCATTAAGGCAATTCAAACAGTCTAACagaagttgcttaccttctcccCTCCATCCAGCTTATTCAGCCGAACCGATCAATTACAATCCAGTGAATTCATCACTCTATCCAAGGAAGCCAAGCTATAACCCTTCAGATCCTTGGCTTGACATTACCCTGTCCAAGGCCCCAATGCTCAATGGATCTCCTCGATGA